A section of the Primulina eburnea isolate SZY01 chromosome 1, ASM2296580v1, whole genome shotgun sequence genome encodes:
- the LOC140836774 gene encoding flavonoid 3',5'-hydroxylase 1-like: MVFAHAMFLSVTEIIALISLCILINFLVQIILSKRRPLPPGPRGFPVVGALPLLGRMPHVALAKMAKTYGPIMYLKVGSRDMVVASTPDAAKLFLKTFESNFLNRPIHAGPTILAYNSQDMVFAPYGPRWRLLRKLSNLHMLGGKALDDWADFRAAELGHMLEAMHQSSVRGEAVVLGEILVYAMANMIGRIILSKRVFATRGRELNEFKDMVVELMTTAGYFNIGDFIHWMGWMDLQGIEKGMRKLHKKFDDLISRMLDEHLESRHIRKNRPDFLDVMLANRDDINSSDEEKLTTTNIKALLLNLFTAGTDTSSSAVEWALAEMLKNPDIMRKAHDEMDQVIGRNRRLAESDIPKLPYLQAICKETFRKHPSTPLNLPRISAEACTVDGYYIPKNTRLSVNIWAIGRDPQVWENPSDFNPERFLSEKYANIDPKGNNFELIPFGAGRRICAGTRMGIVMVEYILGTLVHSFDWKFDGEEMDMEETFGLALQKAVPLAAMVTPRLPPTCYLASN, encoded by the exons ATGGTATTTGCACATGCAATGTTCCTTTCAGTCACGGAAATCATTGCATTGATCTCACTATGCATTCTCATTAACTTTCTCGTTCAGATAATTCTGTCGAAACGAAGACCATTGCCGCCTGGCCCTAGAGGTTTCCCTGTGGTCGGAGCGCTTCCGCTATTAGGTAGAATGCCACACGTTGCTCTAGCCAAAATGGCCAAGACTTATGGCCCTATCATGTACCTGAAAGTAGGCAGCCGTGATATGGTGGTGGCGTCGACTCCGGACGCTGCGAAGTTGTTCCTTAAAACCTTCGAGTCGAATTTCTTGAACCGGCCGATTCATGCTGGCCCCACCATCCTCGCCTACAATTCGCAAGACATGGTTTTTGCACCCTACGGACCCAGGTGGAGGTTGCTCAGAAAATTGAGTAATCTCCATATGTTGGGAGGTAAAGCTCTGGATGACTGGGCCGATTTTCGTGCTGCAGAACTTGGACACATGCTCGAGGCGATGCATCAGTCAAGTGTACGTGGGGAAGCTGTGGTGTTAGGTGAGATTTTGGTGTACGCCATGGCTAATATGATTGGCAGAATTATACTGAGTAAACGGGTTTTCGCAACGAGAGGACGGGAATTGAACGAGTTCAAGGACATGGTGGTGGAGCTGATGACAACAGCAGGCTATTTCAACATTGGCGATTTCATTCACTGGATGGGTTGGATGGACTTGCAAGGGATTGAAAAAGGGATGAGAAAATTGCATAAGAAGTTCgatgatttgatcagcagaatGCTGGACGAGCACTTGGAATCGCGCCACATACGCAAGAACCGACCTGATTTTCTTGATGTCATGTTGGCAAATCGAGATGATATTAATTCCTCTGACGAGGAGAAGCTTACCACAACCAATATTAAAGCTCTATTACTG AACCTGTTTACTGCTGGGACCGATACATCATCAAGCGCAGTAGAATGGGCTCTTGCGGAGATGCTGAAGAACCCGGATATTATGCGCAAGGCACACGATGAAATGGATCAAGTTATCGGCCGGAACCGACGTCTGGCGGAGTCCGACATACCCAAGTTGCCTTATCTGCAAGCGATATGCAAAGAGACATTTCGAAAGCACCCATCGACACCATTAAACCTACCTCGCATTTCAGCGGAAGCATGCACCGTAGATGGCTACTACATACCAAAGAACACAAGACTCAGCGTAAACATATGGGCAATTGGAAGGGATCCTCAAGTTTGGGAAAATCCATCAGATTTCAACCCTGAGAGATTCTTGTCTGAAAAGTATGCGAATATCGATCCGAAAGGAAACAATTTCGAGCTGATCCCATTCGGTGCCGGGAGGAGGATTTGTGCCGGAACAAGAATGGGAATAGTGATGGTGGAATATATATTGGGGACTTTGGTTCACTCGTTTGATTGGAAATTTGATGGCGAAGAGATGGATATGGAGGAGACTTTTGGGCTAGCTTTGCAGAAAGCTGTGCCTCTTGCAGCCATGGTTACTCCTAGATTGCCTCCAACTTGTTATTTGGCTTCTAATTAG
- the LOC140836790 gene encoding YTH domain-containing protein ECT4-like: MSAVAPTADQGADLLQNLTLDSQAKTFEVSDATKKPSVDSANAANRIQADRSISPLIPDFMDPTMCYLPSGYPSPAYYYSGYDGSANDWDEYNRFVNPDGLEISAGVYGDNASLLYHHGYSYAPYAPYSPAVSPVPTVGHDGQTYGAQHYQYPTPYFQSLAPTGGQFPTMAAPTKGDIATAAAADQASLPIDSANSKSNGISNGGTTKGNNVSAQARATYNSSFNVNGSYGRSSLTGGIPTSGYQDPRFGFDGIQVPIPWMESPYFMDGQPRSIGSSTLSSSSANGNDAPSSRSQNNQHHFMGLHHPRPMPAMNTSNGYMNRLFPNKFYGQYGKAYKSGLGYGSNGYDSRTNGRDWMTLDAKYRPRGRGNGLYGYGSESMDGLNELNRGPRAKISKSQKGFTPTVLAVKGQNITLTGVADHDKEKSSVCPDREQYNRPDFPETYADARFFIIKSYSEDDVHKSIKYNVWTSTPNGNKKLDSAYQDSQTKPGGCPVFLFFSVNTSGQFVGVGEMGGPVDFNKNVGYWQQDKWIGCFPVKWHIVKDVPNSLLKHIILEDNENKPVTNSRDTQEVRLELGLQMLKIFKDHAIKQCILDDFDFYEDRQKRIQEKKEKQQQFQKQAQVWEGKPSEEKNKENINGDPKLLKSSELASDSNKQSTTVLQTIGDFTTLKNEPPPKSGDNLKSAAVPEKIVANGVANGC; encoded by the exons ATGTCTGCCGTTGCTCCTACCGCAGATC AGGGTGCAGATTTGTTGCAGAATTTGACGTTGGATTCACAAGCAAAAACGTTTGAAGTTTCGGATGCCACCAAAAAG CCTTCAGTTGATTCTGCTAATGCGGCGAATAGGATACAGGCAGATCGATCTATCTCACCTCTAATACCGGATTTCATGGATCCAACAATGTGTTACCTCCCAAGTGGTTATCCTTCCCCTGCATACTATTATAGCG GTTATGATGGGAGTGCTAATGACTGGGACGAATACAACCGATTTGTGAATCCTGATGGGTTAGAGATTTCTGCA GGTGTTTATGGGGACAACGCATCACTTTTATACCACCATGGATATAGTTACGCTCCTTACGCTCCTTATTCTCCCGCTGTTTCTCCTGTTCCAACGGTTGGACATGATGGTCAGACATATGGAGCTCAGCACTATCAATACCCAACTCCCTATTTCCAGTCACTGGCACCAACAGGTGGTCAGTTCCCCACTATGGCTGCACCCACAAAAGGGGATATAGCCACTGCCGCAGCAGCCGACCAAGCATCGTTGCCTATTGATTCTGCTAATTCAAAATCTAATGGCATTTCCAATGGCGGGACCACAAAGGGAAATAATGTTTCAGCACAAGCGAGAGCAACATACAACTCTTCATTTAATGTGAATGGGTCCTATGGAAGGAGTTCTTTGACTGGCGGAATTCCGACATCTGGTTATCAGGATCCTAGGTTTGGATTCGATGGTATACAGGTACCAATCCCATGGATGGAGAGCCCATACTTTATGGATGGACAGCCGAGATCTATAGGTAGTTCTACCTTGAGTTCGTCAAGTGCAAATGGAAATGACGCTCCTTCATCCCGGAGTCAGAATAACCAACATCACTTCATG GGATTGCACCACCCAAGGCCAATGCCTGCCATGAACACATCCAACGGATACATGAATAGATTGTTTCCGAACAAATTTTATGGTCAATACGGAAAAGCTTATAAGTCGGGTCTGGGCTATGGATCTAATGGATATGATTCACGGACAAATGGACGTGACTGGATGACTCTTGATGCTAAGTATAGGCCCAGGGGAAGAGGAAATGGTCTCTATGGTTATGGCAGTGAGAGCATGGATGGCCTGAATGAACTGAACAGAGGACCAAGAGCTAAAATCTCCAAGAGTCAGAAGGGCTTTACTCCAACTGTTCTTGCTGTCAAAGGGCAAAACATTACCTTAACCGGGGTTGCTGATCATGATAAAGAGAAGTCAAGTGTGTGCCCCGACCGGGAACAGTACAACCGACCAGATTTTCCTGAAACCTACGCAGATGCAAGGTTCTTTATCATCAAGTCATACAGTGAGGATGATGTTCATAAGAGCATCAAGTACAATGTCTGGACCAGCACACCCAATGGTAACAAGAAGCTGGATAGTGCATACCAGGATTCTCAAACAAAGCCCGGAGGCTGTCCTGTTTTCTTGTTCTTCTCC GTTAACACCAGTGGTCAATTTGTTGGTGTTGGGGAGATGGGTGGGCCCGTTGATTTTAACAAGAATGTTGGGTATTGGCAGCAGGACAAGTGGATTGGTTGTTTCCCTGTTAAGTGGCACATTGTGAAGGACGTACCAAACAGTCTGTTGAAACACATCATTCTTGAAGATAATGAAAACAAACCAGTTACTAATAGTAGGGACACACAGGAG GTTAGACTGGAGTTGGGGCTTCAGATGCTCAAAATATTTAAAGATCATGCTATTAAACAATGTATCCTGGATGATTTTGATTTTTACGAGGACCGCCAGAAGAGAATTCAGGAGAAGAAAGAAAAGCAACAGCAATTCCAGAAGCAA GCTCAAGTATGGGAAGGAAAACCCTCTGAAGAGAAGAACAAGGAAAACATAAATGGGGATCCGAAGCTTCTCAAATCATCAGAGTTGGCCTCTGATTCGAACAAACAATCGACAACAGTTCTGCAGACAATTGGGGATTTTACCACCTTGAAAAATGAGCCCCCTCCAAAATCTGGAGATAATCTCAAATCTGCCGCAGTTCCGGAGAAGATTGTAGCTAATGGGGTTGCGAATGGTTGCTAG
- the LOC140836781 gene encoding receptor-like protein 3, with amino-acid sequence MSSLLIFLLLVFSSSPNVLCCHQIERHSLLTFDRYISAAIPLNWSSSADCCEWEGVTCRSSDGRVSHLSLPSRGLRGTIFPNFVLNLTFLSHLNLSRNQLSGPVPDRVFGRLQTLDLSYNRLSGSIFQANLTLPISIRTLDLSSNLFNGSIDPLSLRLGSNLILFNVSNNSFTGPIPSSICSGSQLLETLDFSMNKFSGVVAPGISGCSRLQLFRAGFNALSGLIPLDMYNLKTLEEISLTNNQFSGPIDNSISMLSNLRILELHVNELSGGIPPDIGLLTNLEQLQLHTNRLNGSVPPSLTDCSNLKTLLLRNNLFGGEISTLDFSKLQRLQAIDFGNNSFAGEIPGSLCLCRSLTAIRLAYNKLVGEIPPCMASLKSLAHLSISDNYLSNVAGALEILRHCDNLEVLFLSRCFNNEPMPDLLHLNGFQNLQILTLGGCQLKGRIPLWIAKLRKVKLLNLSYNQIYGPIPTWLGDMPSLFVLNLTQNFLSGGLPPKLGQLPALISDNSSSDLSYLALPFLFDSLQYNRLFNLPRGLKVGNNRLTGSIPKEIGQLKLLHTLELANNFFNGSIPTELSSLVNLERLDMSGNHLQGEIPKSLERLHFLSAFSVANNDLQGEIPRGGQFDTFPASSFEGNPRLCGIVLHRNCQVKSSVETPSEEEEESSPDIPFGIGYFVGFFAVSLTLMFHSPWSVVRNVSPSISYPLTRSM; translated from the coding sequence ATGTCAAGTTTGCTCATCTTTCTTCTCCTCGTTTTCTCTTCTTCCCCGAATGTTCTCTGCTGCCATCAAATCGAGCGTCATTCTCTCCTAACTTTCGATAGATACATCTCCGCCGCCATCCCTCTGAATTGGTCTTCTTCCGCTGATTGTTGCGAATGGGAAGGCGTGACTTGCAGAAGCTCCGATGGTCGAGTCAGCCATTTATCGTTGCCCAGCAGAGGCCTCCGTGGAACCATTTTTCCCAACTTTGTTCTCAACCTTACTTTTCTTTCTCACCTCAATCTTTCGAGAAACCAGCTCTCCGGCCCCGTTCCCGACAGAGTTTTTGGTCGACTACAAACACTGGACTTGAGTTACAATCGTCTCTCTGGTTCAATCTTTCAAGCCAATCTGACATTGCCCATTTCCATTCGAACCTTGGATCTGTCTAGCAATCTGTTTAATGGGTCTATTGATCCTTTGTCTCTTCGTCTAGGCTCGAATTTGATCCTGTTCAATGTGAGCAACAATAGCTTTACGGGGCCAATCCCTTCATCTATCTGCAGCGGCTCCCAGCTTCTTGAGACCTTGGATTTCTCCATGAATAAGTTCAGTGGCGTTGTGGCTCCGGGGATCAGCGGGTGTTCTAGATTGCAACTGTTCCGGGCAGGTTTCAACGCTCTGTCGGGATTGATTCCGTTGGATATGTACAATCTGAAGACCTTGGAAGAAATTTCCCTCACAAACAACCAATTTTCGGGGCCAATCGACAACAGTATTTCTATGCTTTCCAATCTCAGGATTTTAGAGCTCCATGTCAATGAATTGAGTGGTGGGATCCCTCCAGATATTGGGTTGCTTACGAATTTGGAACAGCTCCAGCTTCACACCAACAGATTGAATGGCTCCGTGCCACCTTCTTTAACAGATTGCTCCAATCTGAAAACCCTCCTGCTGCGAAACAATCTGTTTGGAGGTGAAATTTCGACCCTTGATTTCTCTAAACTCCAGCGTCTTCAAGCCATTGATTTTGGCAACAACAGCTTCGCCGGGGAGATACCTGGAAGCCTCTGTTTGTGCCGGTCCCTGACTGCGATTCGGCTGGCCTACAACAAGCTAGTGGGTGAAATTCCACCTTGCATGGCTTCATTAAAATCTTTAGCCCACCTCTCGATTTCAGACAATTACCTGTCTAACGTTGCTGGTGCTTTGGAGATTCTTAGACACTGTGACAATCTTGAGGTTCTCTTTCTATCCAGGTGCTTCAACAACGAACCGATGCCGGACCTCCTGCATCTAAATGGATTCCAAAATCTGCAAATACTCACTCTGGGAGGGTGCCAGCTCAAGGGTCGAATCCCTCTCTGGATTGCTAAACTGAGGAAGGTCAAATTGTTAAATCTCTCCTACAATCAAATTTATGGCCCGATTCCGACTTGGTTAGGGGATATGCCGAGCCTATTTGTCCTAAACCTTACACAAAATTTCCTGTCTGGAGGTCTTCCACCCAAACTAGGCCAGTTACCAGCTTTGATATCGGATAACTCAAGTTCAGATTTGAGTTACTTAGCATTGCCTTTCTTATTCGacagtcttcaatacaatcgcCTGTTTAACTTGCCGAGGGGACTGAAAGTCGGGAACAACAGGCTCACTGGCAGTATCCCGAAAGAGATAGGGCAGTTGAAGCTTCTGCATACACTGGAACTCGCCAACAACTTCTTCAACGGTAGCATACCTACCGAATTGTCCAGTCTCGTTAATTTGGAAAGATTGGACATGTCGGGGAATCATCTTCAGGGTGAGATCCCAAAATCACTAGAAAGGCTCCATTTCTTGTCTGCATTTAGCGTCGCCAACAACGATCTTCAAGGAGAAATTCCAAGGGGGGGCCAGTTTGATACGTTCCCTGCTTCTTCTTTCGAGGGGAATCCAAGACTCTGTGGCATTGTCCTGCATAGAAACTGTCAGGTCAAGTCATCAGTTGAAACGCCATCAGAGGAAGAGGAGGAGAGTTCGCCTGATATCCCATTTGGGATTGGATATTTCGTAGGCTTTTTTGCGGTCAGTCTCACTTTGATGTTTCATAGTCCGTGGAGTGTTGTCAGGAATGTTAGCCCTAGCATTAGCTATCCACTAACCAGGTCAATGTAA
- the LOC140836793 gene encoding protein ACTIVITY OF BC1 COMPLEX KINASE 3, chloroplastic-like isoform X1 gives MNSTLITVPCCVGATSLNRRTPTWKDRPPRAALVEKSRPVPALRGGGGGGTGGGENAGSVVLRVRDDSSTSAALSRDRADDMQAEARAMARAVNASIYSPEDLTRMYGSRPVKVVGRAVEIFAGVGTFALNLWLDRVNGLLDRNQRLRAAELRKTFTRLGPTFVKIGQGLSTRPDLCPPIYIEELSQLQDALPTFPDEEAFSCIEKELGCPLDSIYSSISASPIAAASLGQVYKARLKFSGQIVAVKVQRPGIEAAIGLDFYLIRGLGFLINKYIDIISSDVVALIDEFARRVYQELNYVQEGQNARRFKKLYADKEDVLVPDIFWDYTSGKVLTMEWVEGVKLNEQDAIERQGLKVLDLVNTGIQCSLRQLLEYGYFHADPHPGNLLATPDGKLAFLDFGMMSETPEQARSAIIGHVVHLVNRDYEAMARDYYVLDFLSPDVDVSPIVPALRNFFDDALNSTVSELNFKTIVDGLGAVLYQYPFNVPAYYALILRSLTVLEGLALYADPNFKVLAASYPYFAKRLLTDPNPYLRDALIELLFKDGRFRWNRLENLLVQGKKDRDFSAKDALQPVLKLLLGADGEELRVLVIKEAARATEAIVLGSVLESYNSMPDLVRSLIYNANATSPFAINIAEQESMLELRAQVFRIWALLQSSNNFDPSILLPILQVLQEPGARRLGGRLVGGITQRFAARLLQQALRAPPSNPAPTS, from the exons ATGAATTCCACCTTAATCACTGTGCCTTGCTGTGTCGGTGCCACCAGCCTGAATCGTAGGACACCAACGTGGAAAGATAGGCCGCCCAGAGCGGCGCTGGTGGAGAAGTCGAGACCCGTGCCTGCCCTCAGAGGCGGAGGTGGAGGCGGGACTGGAGGTGGGGAGAATGCCGGTTCTGTTGTCCTGCGTGTGAGAGATGACTCCTCCACGTCCGCAGCTCTTTCCAGAGACCGAGCTGACGATATGCAAGCAGAAGCCAGGGCGATGGCCCGTGCCGTTAATGCTTCTATCTACAGCCCAGAAGATTTGACCCGTATGTATGGCTCCCGACCAGTCAAGGTGGTGGGCAGGGCGGTGGAGATTTTCGCAGGAGTGGGTACATTTGCTCTAAATCTGTGGCTGGACCGAGTCAACGGCCTGCTTGATAGGAACCAGAGATTGCGGGCTGCTGAGCTCAGAAAGACTTTCACCAGATTGGGACCTACTTTTGTCAAAATTGGACAGGGCTTGTCCACGAGGCCAGATTTGTGCCCACCAATATATATCGAGGAGCTTTCTCAGTTGCAG GATGCATTACCGACATTTCCAGATGAAGAAGCATTTTCATGTATTGAGAAAGAGTTGGGATGTCCACTTGATTCTATTTACTCATCAATATCTGCATCTCCAATTGCTGCTGCCAGTCTAGGCCAAGTTTACAAGGCACGACTGAAGTTTTCAGGGCAGATTGTTGCTGTGAAGGTGCAAAGACCTGGTATTGAAGCAGCGATAGGGCTAGATTTTTATCTGATACGAGGCTTAGGATTTCTTATAAATAAATACATTGATATAATTTCAAGTGATGTTGTCGCTCTTATAGACGAATTCGCTAGAAGGGTTTACCAAGAACTCAATTATGTGCAG GAGGGTCAAAATGCAAGGAGATTTAAAAAGTTGTATGCCGACAAAGAAGATGTTCTTGTTCCAGATATTTTCTGGGACTACACGAGTGGAAAGGTGCTAACTATGGAGTGGGTTGAAGGGGTCAAACTAAATGAGCAAGATGCAATTGAGAGGCAGGGGCTCAAAGTTCTGGATCTGGTAAACACCGGGATTCAATGCAGTCTTAGGCAGCTGCTTGAGTATGGCTATTTTCATGCTGATCCTCATCCAGGGAACCTCTTAGCAACACCTGACGGGAAGCTTGCTTTTCTTGATTTTGGAATGATGAGTGAGACTCCTGAACAAGCAAGATCTGCGATAATTGGTCATGTTGTGCACTTGGTTAATCGAGACTATGAAGCTATGGCACGTGATTATTATGTCTTAGACTTCTTGTCCCCTGATGTAGATGTATCTCCTATTGTACCAGCGCTAAGAAACTTCTTTGATGATGCTCTAAATTCAACTGTGAGTGAGCTCAACTTCAAAACAATTGTGGATGGTTTGGGTGCTGTCTTGTATCAATATCCGTTCAACG TGCCAGCTTATTATGCCTTGATTTTGAGGTCTCTCACTGTTCTAGAAGGTTTAGCTCTGTATGCTGACCCTAATTTCAAGGTGCTGGCTGCGTCATATCCATATTTTGCTAAAAGGCTTCTTACAGATCCGAATCCATATCTGAGAGATGCACTTATTGAGTTGCTTTTCAAGGATGGGAGATTCAG GTGGAATAGACTCGAAAACTTGCTAGTCCAAGGGAAGAAAGACCGAGATTTCTCTGCCAAAGATGCTTTGCAACCTGTTCTCAAACTATTGTTGGGTGCTGATGGTGAAGAGCTGAGGGTTTTGGTAATTAAAGAAGCTGCTCGCGCTACTGAAGCTATTGTCCTGGGTTCTGTGCTTGAATCATACAACTCTATGCCTGATCTTGTACGGTCTCTTATCTATAATGCTAATGCAACCAGTCCATTTGCAATCAACATTGCTGAACAGGAAAGTATGCTGGAGCTTAGGGCACAGGTATTCAGAATATGGGCGCTTCTACAATCCTCAAATAATTTTGATCCCAGTATTTTGCTGCCCATACTCCAG GTTCTGCAAGAACCAGGAGCACGGAGATTGGGAGGGCGTTTGGTTGGTGGAATCACTCAACGATTCGCTGCACGCTTACTACAGCAAGCTCTCCGGGCTCCACCCTCAAATCCTGCTCCCACTTCATAA
- the LOC140836793 gene encoding protein ACTIVITY OF BC1 COMPLEX KINASE 3, chloroplastic-like isoform X2, with the protein MNSTLITVPCCVGATSLNRRTPTWKDRPPRAALVEKSRPVPALRGGGGGGTGGGENAGSVVLRVRDDSSTSAALSRDRADDMQAEARAMARAVNASIYSPEDLTRMYGSRPVKVVGRAVEIFAGVGTFALNLWLDRVNGLLDRNQRLRAAELRKTFTRLGPTFVKIGQGLSTRPDLCPPIYIEELSQLQDALPTFPDEEAFSCIEKELGCPLDSIYSSISASPIAAASLGQVYKARLKFSGQIVAVKVQRPGIEAAIGLDFYLIRGLGFLINKYIDIISSDVVALIDEFARRVYQELNYVQEGQNARRFKKLYADKEDVLVPDIFWDYTSGKVLTMEWVEGVKLNEQDAIERQGLKVLDLVNTGIQCSLRQLLEYGYFHADPHPGNLLATPDGKLAFLDFGMMSETPEQARSAIIGHVVHLVNRDYEAMARDYYVLDFLSPDVDVSPIVPALRNFFDDALNSTVSELNFKTIVDGLGAVLYQYPFNVPAYYALILRSLTVLEGLALYADPNFKVLAASYPYFAKRLLTDPNPYLRDALIELLFKDGRFRWNRLENLLVQGKKDRDFSAKDALQPVLKLLLGADGEELRVLVIKEAARATEAIVLGSVLESYNSMPDLVRSLIYNANATSPFAINIAEQESMLELRAQVFRIWALLQSSNNFDPSILLPILQN; encoded by the exons ATGAATTCCACCTTAATCACTGTGCCTTGCTGTGTCGGTGCCACCAGCCTGAATCGTAGGACACCAACGTGGAAAGATAGGCCGCCCAGAGCGGCGCTGGTGGAGAAGTCGAGACCCGTGCCTGCCCTCAGAGGCGGAGGTGGAGGCGGGACTGGAGGTGGGGAGAATGCCGGTTCTGTTGTCCTGCGTGTGAGAGATGACTCCTCCACGTCCGCAGCTCTTTCCAGAGACCGAGCTGACGATATGCAAGCAGAAGCCAGGGCGATGGCCCGTGCCGTTAATGCTTCTATCTACAGCCCAGAAGATTTGACCCGTATGTATGGCTCCCGACCAGTCAAGGTGGTGGGCAGGGCGGTGGAGATTTTCGCAGGAGTGGGTACATTTGCTCTAAATCTGTGGCTGGACCGAGTCAACGGCCTGCTTGATAGGAACCAGAGATTGCGGGCTGCTGAGCTCAGAAAGACTTTCACCAGATTGGGACCTACTTTTGTCAAAATTGGACAGGGCTTGTCCACGAGGCCAGATTTGTGCCCACCAATATATATCGAGGAGCTTTCTCAGTTGCAG GATGCATTACCGACATTTCCAGATGAAGAAGCATTTTCATGTATTGAGAAAGAGTTGGGATGTCCACTTGATTCTATTTACTCATCAATATCTGCATCTCCAATTGCTGCTGCCAGTCTAGGCCAAGTTTACAAGGCACGACTGAAGTTTTCAGGGCAGATTGTTGCTGTGAAGGTGCAAAGACCTGGTATTGAAGCAGCGATAGGGCTAGATTTTTATCTGATACGAGGCTTAGGATTTCTTATAAATAAATACATTGATATAATTTCAAGTGATGTTGTCGCTCTTATAGACGAATTCGCTAGAAGGGTTTACCAAGAACTCAATTATGTGCAG GAGGGTCAAAATGCAAGGAGATTTAAAAAGTTGTATGCCGACAAAGAAGATGTTCTTGTTCCAGATATTTTCTGGGACTACACGAGTGGAAAGGTGCTAACTATGGAGTGGGTTGAAGGGGTCAAACTAAATGAGCAAGATGCAATTGAGAGGCAGGGGCTCAAAGTTCTGGATCTGGTAAACACCGGGATTCAATGCAGTCTTAGGCAGCTGCTTGAGTATGGCTATTTTCATGCTGATCCTCATCCAGGGAACCTCTTAGCAACACCTGACGGGAAGCTTGCTTTTCTTGATTTTGGAATGATGAGTGAGACTCCTGAACAAGCAAGATCTGCGATAATTGGTCATGTTGTGCACTTGGTTAATCGAGACTATGAAGCTATGGCACGTGATTATTATGTCTTAGACTTCTTGTCCCCTGATGTAGATGTATCTCCTATTGTACCAGCGCTAAGAAACTTCTTTGATGATGCTCTAAATTCAACTGTGAGTGAGCTCAACTTCAAAACAATTGTGGATGGTTTGGGTGCTGTCTTGTATCAATATCCGTTCAACG TGCCAGCTTATTATGCCTTGATTTTGAGGTCTCTCACTGTTCTAGAAGGTTTAGCTCTGTATGCTGACCCTAATTTCAAGGTGCTGGCTGCGTCATATCCATATTTTGCTAAAAGGCTTCTTACAGATCCGAATCCATATCTGAGAGATGCACTTATTGAGTTGCTTTTCAAGGATGGGAGATTCAG GTGGAATAGACTCGAAAACTTGCTAGTCCAAGGGAAGAAAGACCGAGATTTCTCTGCCAAAGATGCTTTGCAACCTGTTCTCAAACTATTGTTGGGTGCTGATGGTGAAGAGCTGAGGGTTTTGGTAATTAAAGAAGCTGCTCGCGCTACTGAAGCTATTGTCCTGGGTTCTGTGCTTGAATCATACAACTCTATGCCTGATCTTGTACGGTCTCTTATCTATAATGCTAATGCAACCAGTCCATTTGCAATCAACATTGCTGAACAGGAAAGTATGCTGGAGCTTAGGGCACAGGTATTCAGAATATGGGCGCTTCTACAATCCTCAAATAATTTTGATCCCAGTATTTTGCTGCCCATACTCCAG AACTGA